In Marinicauda algicola, one DNA window encodes the following:
- a CDS encoding sensor histidine kinase: MPNRDDMMKRQRMLADFGEFSLRSDDLQEVLTEVCRLISQVLDTPLAKVIEIENSGGTALVTAGIGWPDGIVGNARLQLCDRSSETYAIKQGEPLVTQNIHEEERFEFPEFMKEAGVVALVNVPIFLPGGEPFGLLQVDDTRPREFDGDDIQFLRTCGTILGPVIDRLHKAPSLREALERNQKLMSELQHRVKNNIATIAALIRLRQRATGSDAARAELRLVGDRVDTLRLVHQRLYETGGIDRVDLGAYLRELLENLVHMQEDTEHAVNSDIEVEAVEFAVDKATPLGLIVNEFVTNSFKYAFRDRGGTICLRLERQDGHVTVTLADDGPGLPGEDDPASSDTGTGIKLIEALAGQIGAEPDWTCDAKGVCLTLRIAL, from the coding sequence TTGCCGAACCGCGACGACATGATGAAGCGCCAGCGCATGCTTGCCGATTTCGGCGAGTTCTCGCTGCGCTCCGACGACCTGCAGGAGGTCCTGACCGAGGTCTGCCGGCTGATCTCGCAGGTGCTCGACACCCCGCTCGCCAAGGTCATCGAGATCGAGAACTCTGGCGGCACGGCGCTCGTCACGGCCGGGATCGGCTGGCCGGACGGCATCGTCGGCAATGCCCGCCTGCAGCTCTGCGACCGGTCCTCGGAGACCTACGCGATCAAGCAGGGCGAACCGCTGGTCACGCAGAACATCCACGAGGAGGAGCGCTTCGAGTTTCCCGAGTTCATGAAGGAGGCCGGCGTCGTCGCGCTCGTCAACGTGCCGATCTTCCTGCCCGGCGGCGAGCCGTTCGGCCTCTTGCAGGTCGACGACACGCGCCCGCGCGAGTTCGACGGGGACGACATCCAGTTCCTGCGCACCTGCGGCACGATCCTCGGGCCCGTCATCGACCGGCTGCACAAAGCCCCCTCGCTGCGCGAAGCGCTGGAGCGGAACCAGAAGCTGATGAGCGAGCTGCAGCACCGGGTGAAGAACAATATCGCCACCATCGCCGCGCTCATCCGCCTGCGCCAGCGCGCGACCGGGTCCGATGCGGCGCGCGCGGAACTGCGCCTCGTCGGCGACCGGGTGGACACGCTGCGCCTCGTCCATCAGCGCCTCTACGAGACCGGCGGCATCGACCGGGTCGATCTCGGCGCCTATCTGCGCGAGTTGCTGGAAAATCTCGTGCACATGCAGGAGGACACCGAGCATGCGGTGAACTCGGACATCGAGGTCGAGGCGGTCGAGTTCGCGGTCGACAAGGCGACCCCGCTCGGGCTCATCGTCAACGAGTTCGTAACAAATTCCTTCAAGTACGCGTTCCGCGACCGCGGCGGCACGATCTGCCTGAGGCTCGAGCGCCAGGACGGGCATGTCACCGTCACCCTCGCCGACGACGGGCCGGGCCTGCCGGGCGAGGACGATCCCGCCTCGTCCGATACCGGCACCGGCATCAAGCTGATCGAGGCGCTCGCGGGCCAGATCGGCGCCGAGCCGGACTGGACCTGCGATGCCAAGGGCGTCTGCCTGACGCTGAGGATCGCGCTCTAA
- a CDS encoding MarR family winged helix-turn-helix transcriptional regulator: MNQTDPDADEIAARLHSAAIHLLRRLRREDDASGLSAPQLSALSVVVHAGPLTLAELAGAEQVRPASMSATVSALLEAGLVARSQAETDRRAVSIAATAQGRALLEEGRRRRTRVLAEEIEMLGWSGQRRLAEVLPVLERLARGPG, translated from the coding sequence ATGAACCAGACCGACCCGGACGCCGATGAGATCGCCGCGCGGTTGCACTCGGCCGCGATTCACCTGTTGCGCCGGCTGCGCCGGGAGGACGATGCGAGCGGGCTCTCCGCACCGCAGCTCTCCGCCCTGTCGGTCGTCGTCCATGCCGGTCCGCTCACACTCGCCGAGCTCGCCGGCGCCGAGCAGGTGCGCCCGGCCAGCATGTCTGCGACGGTCTCCGCCCTCCTCGAGGCCGGACTCGTCGCGCGCTCGCAAGCCGAGACGGATCGCCGGGCCGTGTCGATCGCGGCCACGGCGCAGGGCCGGGCCCTGCTCGAGGAGGGCCGGCGCCGGCGCACGCGCGTACTGGCCGAGGAAATCGAAATGCTTGGCTGGAGCGGGCAGCGCCGACTTGCCGAGGTCCTGCCGGTGCTCGAACGCCTGGCCCGGGGGCCGGGTTAG
- a CDS encoding ankyrin repeat domain-containing protein, translating to MTQQAFFDAIAADERGRVSDLLAEAPGLAEARHESGVSAVLFALYRGRGAIAETIAARVGGLDVHELAALGRAEVLGRHLDDTPGAVSAWSADGFQPLHLAAFYAHVGAMRVLIARGADVDAKARHPAGMAPIHSAAASRRAEAVAVLLDAGAQPDAVQAGGFTALMSASAHGLEDMVEALLRAGAEPGRAADDARTAANLARSAGFEALAARLDAVSGRD from the coding sequence ATGACGCAACAGGCTTTTTTCGATGCGATCGCGGCGGATGAGCGCGGGCGGGTTTCGGATCTGCTCGCAGAAGCCCCGGGTCTGGCCGAAGCCCGCCACGAGAGCGGGGTCTCGGCCGTGCTCTTCGCGCTGTACCGGGGCCGGGGCGCGATCGCCGAGACGATTGCCGCGCGGGTCGGAGGGCTCGATGTGCACGAGCTCGCCGCGCTCGGACGCGCCGAGGTGCTGGGCCGCCATCTCGACGATACGCCCGGCGCGGTCTCGGCCTGGAGCGCGGACGGCTTCCAACCGCTGCACCTGGCCGCCTTCTACGCGCACGTCGGGGCTATGCGGGTGCTGATCGCGCGCGGAGCGGATGTCGACGCGAAGGCGCGCCACCCGGCCGGCATGGCGCCGATCCACTCGGCCGCCGCATCGCGCCGGGCCGAGGCGGTCGCGGTCCTGCTCGACGCCGGCGCGCAGCCCGACGCGGTGCAGGCGGGCGGCTTCACCGCGCTGATGAGCGCGAGCGCGCACGGGCTGGAGGACATGGTGGAGGCGCTGCTTCGGGCCGGGGCGGAGCCGGGGCGCGCCGCGGACGACGCCAGGACGGCCGCGAACCTTGCGCGGTCGGCCGGCTTCGAAGCCCTGGCCGCGCGGCTGGACGCCGTCTCCGGACGCGACTGA
- a CDS encoding sodium/proline symporter, whose translation MGEIPVRGSGEGEADMQAGDPATGVVIATLVLYKLVLIAIGVWASRLNRNESDFFLGGRGLGAWVAGLSYAASTSSAWVLLGFSGFVYVYGVSALWMVPGIWAGYVGVWLWFGPRLRAETAERNYVTVTDFMAASAGPSTRALIAILAGGLVLFTFVFYIAAQFGAAAVAFESQFALPHTESVLLGAVVILIYGLLGGFWAVSLTDTLQGAMMALIAVLLPAAGLVAAGGPVQMWATLSETMPSAYLDITGERGFVPFLAFAFGVAAIGLGTFGQPHLMARLMAVKDEKARRTGFTIAMSWAVLVYFGMALLALSGRALLGEIFDPEALFYEMANLLLPAVLAGVVIAAILSAVMSTVDSLLIAASAAAAHDLKLIRLFPRREVMISRVVMASICVFAVALTLSVDATIFDRVLFSWSALGAAFGPVIAARVMNAAPKGWAVLAAIVLGFATTVLFYTYGQIGAEAAGGGLSGMLARLAAIPGDPFERVVPWILPLVLVFSFRQPRPVEDRRS comes from the coding sequence ATGGGTGAAATTCCCGTGCGCGGGAGCGGGGAAGGGGAGGCCGACATGCAGGCAGGCGATCCGGCGACCGGCGTGGTGATCGCCACGCTCGTCCTCTACAAGCTCGTGCTGATCGCCATCGGCGTCTGGGCGAGCCGGCTCAACAGGAACGAATCCGACTTCTTCCTCGGCGGGCGCGGGCTCGGCGCCTGGGTGGCGGGCCTGTCCTACGCCGCCTCGACGAGTTCGGCTTGGGTGCTTCTGGGGTTTTCCGGCTTCGTCTATGTCTACGGCGTCTCGGCGCTGTGGATGGTGCCGGGCATCTGGGCGGGCTATGTCGGGGTCTGGCTCTGGTTCGGCCCGCGCCTGCGCGCGGAGACCGCGGAGCGCAACTACGTCACCGTCACCGACTTCATGGCCGCCAGCGCCGGGCCTTCCACGAGGGCTCTCATCGCCATCCTCGCCGGCGGGCTCGTCCTGTTCACCTTCGTGTTCTACATCGCCGCCCAGTTCGGCGCGGCCGCGGTCGCCTTCGAGAGCCAGTTCGCCCTGCCGCATACCGAGAGCGTGCTGCTCGGCGCGGTGGTGATCCTCATCTACGGCCTGCTCGGCGGGTTCTGGGCGGTCTCGCTGACCGACACGCTGCAGGGCGCGATGATGGCGCTCATCGCGGTGCTGCTGCCCGCCGCCGGGCTCGTGGCGGCGGGCGGGCCGGTCCAGATGTGGGCGACCCTGTCCGAGACCATGCCGTCGGCCTATCTCGACATCACCGGGGAGCGCGGCTTCGTGCCCTTCCTCGCCTTCGCCTTCGGGGTGGCCGCGATCGGGCTCGGCACGTTCGGCCAGCCCCACCTGATGGCGCGCCTGATGGCGGTCAAGGACGAGAAGGCCCGGCGCACCGGCTTCACCATCGCGATGAGCTGGGCGGTGCTGGTCTATTTCGGCATGGCGCTCCTCGCCCTGTCGGGCCGCGCGCTGCTGGGCGAGATCTTCGATCCCGAGGCGCTGTTCTACGAGATGGCGAACCTTCTGCTGCCCGCCGTGCTCGCCGGCGTCGTCATCGCCGCGATCCTGTCGGCGGTCATGTCGACGGTGGATTCCCTGCTCATCGCCGCCTCGGCGGCCGCCGCGCACGACCTGAAGCTCATCCGCCTCTTCCCGCGCCGCGAGGTGATGATCAGCCGGGTGGTCATGGCCTCGATCTGCGTGTTCGCGGTCGCGCTCACCCTGTCGGTGGATGCGACGATCTTCGACCGGGTGCTGTTCTCCTGGTCTGCGCTCGGGGCCGCCTTCGGGCCGGTCATCGCCGCGCGCGTGATGAACGCCGCGCCGAAGGGCTGGGCGGTCCTCGCCGCGATCGTGCTGGGCTTCGCCACCACCGTCCTGTTCTACACCTACGGCCAGATCGGCGCGGAAGCGGCCGGCGGCGGGCTCTCCGGCATGCTCGCCCGCCTCGCCGCGATCCCCGGCGACCCGTTCGAGCGGGTGGTCCCGTGGATCCTGCCCCTGGTTCTCGTCTTCTCCTTCCGTCAACCCCGCCCCGTAGAGGATCGGCGTTCATGA
- a CDS encoding GNAT family N-acetyltransferase, which yields MNLAPRLETERLILRLHRAEDFEASAAMWANPDVVRHIGGQPSPRGEAWMRMLRYPGLWALLGYGYLAIEDKATGRFAGEAGLADFKREMSPSIEAIPEAGWALHPDFHGRGLATEAVGAVLGWADANLDARETCCIIDPGNTASVRVAQKLGFTGPQMARFRGSETLLFRRARRT from the coding sequence ATGAACCTCGCCCCGCGTCTTGAAACCGAACGCCTGATCCTGCGCCTGCATCGCGCAGAGGATTTCGAGGCCAGCGCCGCCATGTGGGCCAATCCGGACGTGGTCCGCCATATCGGCGGCCAGCCCTCCCCGCGCGGGGAGGCCTGGATGCGCATGCTGCGCTATCCCGGGCTCTGGGCGCTCCTGGGCTACGGCTATCTGGCGATCGAGGACAAGGCGACCGGGCGCTTTGCCGGCGAGGCGGGCCTTGCCGACTTCAAGCGGGAGATGAGCCCCTCGATCGAGGCCATCCCCGAGGCTGGCTGGGCGCTGCATCCCGACTTCCACGGCCGGGGCCTGGCGACCGAGGCGGTCGGGGCCGTGCTCGGCTGGGCGGATGCAAACCTCGATGCGCGCGAGACCTGCTGCATCATCGATCCGGGCAACACCGCCTCGGTGCGCGTCGCGCAGAAGCTCGGCTTCACCGGACCGCAAATGGCCCGCTTCCGCGGCAGCGAGACCCTCCTGTTCCGGCGGGCGCGGCGCACCTGA
- a CDS encoding DUF3299 domain-containing protein, producing the protein MITTLLSAFAALALLGAEPDQSPAYLDLAWSDLLPEGEAERIARLQQMQAVQTGFDHFGTERMPQVGTFNTVEELDGRRVRLPGYVLPFDFSGNREITRFLLVPYVGACIHVPPPPPNQLVYVETEEPVRIEGLWDAVHVEGVLRAERQDNDLGDAAYTLELIALTPYRPGG; encoded by the coding sequence ATGATCACGACCCTGCTTTCCGCCTTCGCCGCACTGGCGCTCCTCGGGGCCGAACCGGACCAGAGCCCGGCCTATCTCGACCTTGCCTGGTCCGATCTCCTGCCCGAGGGCGAAGCGGAGCGGATCGCGCGGCTGCAGCAGATGCAGGCCGTCCAGACCGGCTTCGACCATTTCGGCACCGAGCGGATGCCGCAGGTGGGCACCTTCAACACGGTCGAGGAGCTCGACGGCCGGCGGGTGCGCCTGCCGGGCTATGTCCTGCCCTTCGATTTCTCCGGTAACCGGGAGATCACCCGCTTCCTGCTGGTGCCCTATGTGGGCGCCTGCATCCACGTGCCCCCGCCCCCGCCCAACCAGCTCGTCTATGTCGAGACCGAGGAGCCGGTGCGCATCGAGGGCCTGTGGGACGCGGTCCATGTCGAGGGCGTGCTGCGCGCCGAGCGCCAGGACAACGATCTCGGCGATGCGGCCTATACGCTGGAGCTGATCGCGCTCACCCCCTACCGGCCCGGCGGCTAA
- a CDS encoding ZIP family metal transporter — MHPVFFATLFGLIAALVSLGALVAVRYAAGFTRAQAPLFAAFAAGLLIAMSILHLIPEAFAMTDQAALLVLAGFGLGFLMQRGIEAWPGNGRAGLALALAPVVAIALHSTVDGLVYAVTFAVDFFTGLSAVLGLSLHEFPEAVICFVLLQRAGLSDRTAFFGAFAAAGLTTLVFAAGAAPFAAALSDAQLGGVMAVVAGLILHVGAAHMLSHAGEAGWMKGTPMVVLGAIAAIALTQVKAELKHAVPHTEGESVGSERPLNGTSSGSM, encoded by the coding sequence GTGCATCCTGTATTTTTCGCAACCCTGTTCGGCCTCATCGCCGCGCTCGTCAGCCTCGGCGCGCTCGTCGCGGTGCGCTACGCGGCCGGCTTCACGCGCGCGCAGGCTCCGCTGTTCGCCGCCTTCGCGGCCGGGCTGCTGATCGCGATGTCGATCCTGCACCTCATCCCGGAAGCCTTCGCGATGACCGACCAGGCCGCGCTCCTGGTGCTGGCCGGCTTCGGGCTCGGCTTCCTGATGCAGCGCGGGATCGAGGCCTGGCCGGGCAATGGCCGCGCCGGGCTCGCGCTCGCGCTCGCCCCGGTCGTGGCCATCGCGCTGCATTCCACCGTCGACGGCCTGGTCTACGCAGTCACCTTCGCGGTCGATTTCTTCACCGGGCTCTCAGCGGTGCTCGGCCTGTCGCTGCACGAGTTTCCCGAGGCGGTGATCTGCTTCGTCCTGCTGCAGCGTGCCGGGCTGTCCGACCGGACCGCCTTCTTCGGTGCCTTCGCGGCGGCCGGGCTGACGACGCTGGTCTTCGCCGCCGGCGCCGCGCCGTTCGCGGCCGCGCTGTCGGACGCCCAGCTCGGCGGGGTGATGGCGGTGGTCGCCGGGCTGATCCTGCATGTGGGCGCCGCCCACATGCTGTCCCATGCCGGCGAGGCGGGCTGGATGAAGGGCACGCCGATGGTGGTGCTCGGCGCGATCGCGGCGATCGCGCTCACCCAGGTCAAGGCCGAGCTGAAGCACGCCGTCCCGCACACCGAGGGCGAGTCGGTCGGCTCGGAGCGCCCCTTGAACGGGACCTCTTCCGGCAGCATGTAA
- a CDS encoding glycosyltransferase: MNRNSARRFGRLRFVGEGPGNSSLDWACRDVAAALERLPGEADHVSPAAPAEPRLCRIERDLLVFFLLPEPSDVLASVDAGLLRDNHVIAYACGDAADMRRQLERRLEWIDEIWVPSRFALDALGELAKPAHVVPLPVRGPEGTQYPRSRFQLMGQRTVFLAVLDAAASLQGQNPGAAIEAFRAAFPDRPDVEMVILLQNAAAARGLFRTLSDLVGADARIWYWDVPLSHAETLGLISTADAFVSLHRENTFGVAIAQAMRAGTTVITTQLGGSAEYTNPSNALTIPLRPGASGEADHDAAVRAFQRVAADRNAFRDMIATARSHDFAALFERAVLDRLGRIEAGRANREERDNAVS, encoded by the coding sequence GTGAATCGAAACAGCGCACGCCGTTTTGGCCGGTTACGCTTTGTCGGCGAAGGTCCTGGCAATTCGTCACTCGACTGGGCGTGCCGCGATGTCGCCGCGGCTCTCGAGCGCCTTCCGGGAGAAGCCGATCATGTATCGCCTGCGGCCCCGGCGGAGCCGCGGCTGTGCCGCATCGAGCGCGATCTTCTCGTATTCTTTCTCCTTCCTGAGCCTTCGGACGTCCTGGCGTCCGTCGACGCCGGGCTCCTGCGCGACAACCATGTGATCGCCTACGCCTGCGGGGACGCTGCGGACATGCGCCGCCAGCTCGAGCGGAGACTCGAATGGATCGACGAGATATGGGTCCCTTCGCGCTTCGCTCTGGATGCGCTCGGCGAGCTCGCGAAGCCGGCCCATGTCGTGCCTCTTCCGGTGCGCGGACCCGAAGGGACGCAATATCCACGCAGCCGGTTTCAGCTGATGGGACAGCGAACGGTATTCCTGGCGGTGCTGGATGCGGCCGCTTCGCTCCAGGGGCAGAATCCCGGTGCGGCAATCGAAGCCTTCCGCGCCGCCTTCCCGGACCGGCCCGATGTCGAGATGGTTATTCTTCTCCAGAACGCGGCGGCGGCACGCGGGCTGTTCCGGACCCTGTCCGATCTCGTCGGGGCCGATGCGCGTATCTGGTACTGGGACGTGCCGCTCTCCCACGCCGAGACGCTGGGCCTGATCTCGACCGCCGATGCGTTCGTCTCGCTGCATCGCGAGAACACCTTCGGCGTGGCAATCGCACAGGCCATGCGTGCCGGAACCACGGTGATCACCACTCAGCTCGGTGGCAGCGCCGAATACACCAACCCCTCGAACGCCCTGACGATCCCGCTACGTCCCGGCGCTTCAGGAGAGGCCGACCACGATGCCGCCGTGCGCGCCTTCCAGCGCGTGGCCGCGGATCGGAACGCGTTTCGCGACATGATCGCCACCGCCCGATCCCACGATTTCGCGGCGCTGTTCGAACGCGCTGTACTGGACCGTCTGGGCCGGATCGAAGCAGGTCGGGCGAATAGGGAGGAACGAGACAATGCTGTCAGCTGA
- a CDS encoding phytanoyl-CoA dioxygenase family protein, producing MRQFVRDGYTTVEIELDEFLLAQAMALVWEFCPPSFRPDDPTSWTGMVTDSCITRSMAERQGRLKYRECARAFHSIRALTVNNEALRETVKSLISPRTPDGKPARFMPIFRGLYPIFSQPREVCRVRAHCDTHFFQVGTVMYLNETGPEDGAFVVWPGSHRLIAPHAYGLTHTHTPEGFDALCARIEREIEPVCVTGGPGTVILWHSRLLHSAGVNCTGGVRYGLLSDFKNGMADARCHLRNDRPFDETWSPEVMAIESGHDGLQPLEGMAG from the coding sequence ATGCGCCAGTTTGTTCGCGACGGATACACCACCGTCGAAATCGAGCTCGACGAGTTCCTGCTCGCTCAGGCAATGGCGCTGGTCTGGGAGTTCTGCCCGCCCTCGTTCAGGCCGGATGACCCGACGAGCTGGACCGGCATGGTCACCGACTCCTGCATTACCCGCTCCATGGCCGAGCGCCAGGGAAGGCTGAAATACCGCGAATGCGCGCGCGCTTTCCACTCGATCCGCGCGCTCACGGTCAACAACGAAGCTTTGCGCGAGACGGTCAAGTCTCTCATCTCTCCGCGGACCCCGGACGGCAAGCCGGCCCGCTTCATGCCGATCTTCCGCGGGCTCTACCCGATCTTCTCCCAACCGCGGGAGGTGTGCCGCGTGCGTGCGCATTGCGACACCCATTTCTTCCAGGTCGGTACGGTCATGTACCTCAACGAAACCGGGCCGGAAGACGGAGCCTTCGTGGTCTGGCCGGGCAGCCACCGCCTGATAGCCCCGCACGCCTACGGGCTGACGCACACGCATACACCGGAGGGGTTCGACGCGCTGTGCGCACGGATCGAGCGCGAGATCGAGCCGGTGTGCGTGACCGGCGGTCCCGGGACGGTGATCCTGTGGCATTCGCGCCTGCTGCACTCCGCCGGGGTCAACTGCACCGGCGGCGTACGCTACGGCCTGCTCAGCGACTTCAAGAACGGAATGGCCGATGCGCGCTGCCATTTGCGCAATGACCGTCCATTCGACGAGACCTGGTCGCCGGAGGTCATGGCGATCGAATCCGGCCATGACGGGTTGCAGCCTCTTGAAGGCATGGCCGGCTAG
- the bfr gene encoding bacterioferritin, whose translation MKGDAGVIEHLNKALKLELTTTNQYFLHARMFKDWGFARLAKIEYEESIDEMKHADALIERILFLEGLPNVQDLGKVLIGEDLVECLECDLEAERRAHPIYLEAIAYCEEVRDYVSRDLMEHILKDEEGHIDFLETELGLMEKVGKERYLQSQIKACGDD comes from the coding sequence ATGAAAGGCGATGCCGGCGTCATCGAGCACCTCAACAAGGCCCTCAAGCTCGAGCTGACCACCACCAACCAGTACTTCCTGCACGCCCGCATGTTCAAGGACTGGGGCTTCGCGCGCCTGGCCAAGATCGAGTACGAGGAATCCATCGACGAGATGAAGCACGCCGATGCGCTGATCGAGCGCATCCTGTTCCTGGAAGGCCTGCCCAACGTGCAGGATCTCGGCAAGGTGCTGATCGGGGAGGACCTCGTGGAGTGCCTGGAATGCGATCTCGAGGCGGAGCGGCGCGCCCACCCGATCTATCTCGAAGCCATCGCCTATTGCGAGGAGGTGCGCGACTATGTCTCGCGCGACCTGATGGAGCACATCCTCAAGGACGAGGAAGGCCATATCGACTTCCTCGAAACCGAGCTCGGCCTGATGGAGAAGGTTGGCAAGGAGCGCTACCTGCAGTCCCAGATCAAGGCGTGCGGCGACGACTAG
- a CDS encoding DUF4112 domain-containing protein: protein MMARAGSSRPGTGEAVHPALRRARRWSYLLDARYEIAGIRFGLDPVIGLVPVVGDLVTIGGGLIMLASAHQLGLSIWVKAKIVGYTLLDYLAGSIPVLGDIFDLFYTSHRYCLQAIERALERQEG, encoded by the coding sequence ATGATGGCGCGTGCGGGGTCTTCGCGGCCCGGGACCGGCGAGGCGGTGCATCCGGCGCTCCGGCGGGCGCGCCGGTGGAGCTATCTGCTGGATGCGCGCTACGAGATCGCGGGCATACGCTTCGGACTCGACCCGGTGATCGGCCTCGTGCCGGTCGTGGGCGATCTCGTCACGATCGGGGGCGGGCTGATCATGCTGGCGAGCGCCCACCAGCTCGGCCTGTCGATCTGGGTGAAGGCGAAGATCGTCGGCTATACGCTGCTCGACTATCTCGCCGGCTCGATTCCGGTCCTGGGCGACATCTTCGACCTGTTCTACACCTCGCACCGCTACTGCCTGCAGGCGATAGAGCGGGCGCTGGAGCGGCAGGAGGGCTGA
- a CDS encoding (2Fe-2S)-binding protein, giving the protein MYVCLCNALKCRQFKDAAKSGARDVPSAFKACGAKPRCGRCFEEAARMIAGVPQRDPCAVPAE; this is encoded by the coding sequence ATGTATGTGTGCCTGTGCAACGCCCTGAAATGCCGTCAGTTCAAGGACGCCGCCAAGTCCGGCGCCCGGGACGTGCCGAGCGCTTTCAAGGCCTGCGGCGCCAAGCCGCGTTGCGGACGCTGCTTCGAGGAGGCCGCGCGCATGATCGCCGGCGTGCCCCAGCGCGATCCCTGCGCCGTCCCGGCCGAATAG
- a CDS encoding DUF6789 family protein, whose product MPRSRATAIAPYLKGIAAGTAATLAVSILIVLKRSLAIPGADLIAVFAELAGGFGLPETRAVAWTAHILTGTLAWGLVFGFVAPRFAGDPAIKGIFVGVLIWVATVFVIFPLLGAGFAGLGTGQTTPAVMLVMHLAYGSVLGGAYDLLRFLERRRAPDTAAR is encoded by the coding sequence ATGCCCCGTTCGCGCGCAACCGCGATAGCGCCCTACCTCAAGGGCATTGCCGCCGGCACGGCGGCCACGCTCGCCGTCTCCATCCTGATCGTCCTGAAGCGCTCGCTCGCCATTCCCGGCGCCGACCTGATCGCCGTGTTCGCCGAACTCGCCGGCGGGTTCGGTTTGCCCGAGACCCGCGCCGTGGCCTGGACCGCCCACATCCTCACCGGAACCCTCGCATGGGGGCTCGTCTTCGGCTTCGTCGCGCCCCGCTTCGCGGGCGATCCGGCGATCAAGGGCATTTTCGTGGGCGTGCTCATCTGGGTGGCGACCGTGTTCGTGATCTTCCCCCTGCTGGGCGCAGGCTTCGCGGGGCTGGGGACCGGCCAGACCACGCCGGCGGTGATGCTGGTCATGCATCTCGCCTATGGCAGCGTGCTCGGCGGCGCCTACGACCTCTTGCGGTTTCTCGAGCGCAGACGCGCGCCGGACACGGCAGCCCGCTGA
- a CDS encoding DUF6789 family protein encodes MANEVKGIIAGLVATIVLSTLMLIKSAAGMLPDVDAIEMLAGIAARAGLPGTPIVGWILHFLIGAVAWGLLFVWIGTKLPGARVVQGVEFSMLAWLAMMILVFPIAGAGLFGANIGPAAAIATLVLHVIFGAVLGWMYQTLETRQAPPA; translated from the coding sequence ATGGCCAATGAAGTGAAAGGCATCATCGCCGGGCTGGTGGCGACCATCGTCCTGTCCACCCTGATGCTCATCAAGTCGGCGGCGGGCATGCTGCCGGACGTCGACGCCATCGAGATGCTGGCGGGGATCGCCGCCCGGGCCGGGCTGCCGGGAACCCCCATCGTGGGATGGATCCTGCACTTCCTGATCGGGGCGGTGGCCTGGGGCCTGCTGTTCGTGTGGATCGGCACGAAGCTGCCGGGCGCACGCGTGGTCCAGGGCGTCGAGTTCTCCATGCTCGCCTGGCTCGCCATGATGATCCTCGTCTTCCCGATCGCCGGCGCGGGCCTGTTCGGCGCGAATATCGGGCCGGCCGCGGCGATCGCGACGCTGGTACTCCACGTCATCTTCGGCGCGGTGCTGGGCTGGATGTACCAGACGCTGGAGACCCGCCAGGCCCCGCCGGCCTGA
- a CDS encoding M48 family metallopeptidase produces MTTRTIQLSGRSIAYTLKRSARRRTIGFRVGPQGLSVSVPRWAGRAETEAALREKSGWILEKLDKWAARPSPQPLLGVSGERIGYLGRELVLDVIAHDRARSLVAIEDEILVVRIDGALAGDLASATVRRALDRWRRAQALALMAPKLERYAQALGLKPPAVSVRVNSGRWGSCSADGSIRMNARLVAYPEPLVDYVCAHEACHLLEMNHGPRFYALLDGLMPDHRARSKALKAAVAPGAVF; encoded by the coding sequence ATGACGACTCGCACCATCCAGCTCTCCGGACGCAGCATCGCCTACACGCTCAAGCGCTCCGCGCGCCGGCGCACGATCGGCTTCCGCGTCGGGCCGCAGGGCCTCAGCGTGAGCGTGCCGCGCTGGGCGGGCCGCGCCGAGACCGAGGCGGCGCTGCGCGAGAAGTCGGGCTGGATCCTGGAAAAGCTCGACAAGTGGGCCGCGCGGCCGTCCCCGCAGCCGCTGCTCGGGGTGTCCGGGGAGAGGATAGGCTATCTCGGGCGCGAACTCGTCCTCGACGTCATTGCCCATGACCGCGCGCGCAGCCTCGTCGCGATCGAGGATGAAATCCTCGTCGTGCGCATCGACGGGGCGCTCGCCGGCGATCTGGCTTCGGCCACCGTGCGCCGCGCGCTCGACCGCTGGCGCCGCGCGCAGGCGCTGGCCCTGATGGCCCCGAAGCTGGAGCGCTATGCCCAGGCTCTCGGCCTGAAACCGCCCGCGGTCAGCGTGCGGGTCAATTCCGGGCGCTGGGGCAGCTGTTCGGCCGACGGCTCGATTCGCATGAACGCACGGCTCGTCGCCTATCCCGAACCCCTCGTCGACTATGTCTGCGCCCACGAGGCGTGCCATCTGCTCGAGATGAATCACGGGCCCCGCTTCTACGCCCTGCTCGACGGGCTGATGCCCGATCATCGCGCGCGCTCGAAGGCGCTGAAGGCGGCTGTGGCGCCGGGGGCGGTGTTCTAG